CGCGTCGGGGTCTATGTCCAGTTTGCGGATGACCTTGGGCGCGAACGGCCGCACCACCTTGCCGCTGGCATCCATCACCTCGCGGATCACTTGCGGCTGGTATACCGTCCCGCCGTTGGCGATGGTCGCCGCCACGTTGGCCATCTGGAGCGGCGTGGCCAGCACGAACCCCTGGCCGATGGCCATGTTGTACGTGTCGCCAAGGACCCACGACTCGGAATAGGTGAGCCGCTTCCAGTCGGGCGTCGGCACAAGCCCCGCCGATTCGCCCGGCAGGTCAATGCCCGTCTTCTCGCCCAGGCCCAACTGCTTCGCCCATTCGGCCAGTTTCTCCACGCCAAGCCCGCCCCGGTCCAGGTAGCCGCCGCCCGCGTTGTAGAAGAAGATGTCGCAGGAGTAGGCCAGCCCGCCGATGACGTTCAGGTCGCCATGGCCCCACTTCCACCAGCACACGAACCGCTGGGCCAGATTGGGGTCATCGGGGAAGAACTTGTTGGGCACCCACATCTCGCCCTCACAGCGGAACTGGGTCCGCGCAGTGATGACCTTCTCCTGAAGCGCGCCCGCCGCCGTGATGACCTTGAATGTGGAGCCGGGCGGCTGCGCGGCGGAGATGGCGTGGTTGACCAGCGGGCGACTCGGATCGTCCAGCAGCGCCTGGTAAGCCTTGGCATCAATCCCACGGGCAAACAGGTTGTTGTCGTAGTTCGGCAGGCTCACCATGGTGAGCACCTCGCCGGTCTGGGCGTTCAGCACCACCACCGCGCCCTGCTGAATGCCCCATTCGGCCAGGGTGCGACGCAGCGCATCCTCGGTGAACTTCTGCAAATCGGCGTCCAGCGCCAGCACGACCTGGTCGCCAGGGATGGCCGGCTGCCCCTCGCTCACGGTGCGCAGTTCGCGCCCGGCGATGTCCACCTCAATGTGCTTGCGCCCTGGCTCGCCGTGCAGGTACTCCTCGGCCACGGCCTCCACGCCCGTTAGTCCGATCTGGTCCGTGAAGATGTTGTAGCCTTTCGCCTCGTAAGCGGCGGCCTCCTCCGGTGGGATGGCGCCCGTGTAGCCGACGATGTGGGCCGTCGTTGCGCCGGTGGGGTACTCGCGCACCGGATCGGCCACCACCTGCACGCCGGGCAGGTCCAGGTGCTGCTCTTCAATGACGAAGGCCGTGTCTCGGTCCACATTGCGCTTGATGTAGATGGGCTGAAATGGGTTGTAGATGCCCTCGCGGAGCATGTCGGCGATGTTGGTGGGCTTGATGGGGCGGGGCAGGCGGTCGGGGAGCGTGCGCGCGCCTTCCTGGGGAAACGGGGGGATTCCCAGCAGTTGGCCCAGGCGGATGTACACGCGGCGGCGCGCTTCCTCGTCATCGGGCAGGTCCGCCGGCGTAACCGTTACCGCATACGAGGCCGTGTTCCGCGCCAGCACCACGCCCCAACGGTCGCTGATGATGCCCCGCAGCGGAGGGATGGACACCAGGCGGAAGCGGTTGCGCTCGGCCAGGGCGGTGTACTGCTGCCCGCTCACGATCTGCATT
This window of the Chloroflexota bacterium genome carries:
- the mrdA gene encoding penicillin-binding protein 2, encoding MTETNDRGKLIVFRALIVLVFLILTARLWRMQIVSGQQYTALAERNRFRLVSIPPLRGIISDRWGVVLARNTASYAVTVTPADLPDDEEARRRVYIRLGQLLGIPPFPQEGARTLPDRLPRPIKPTNIADMLREGIYNPFQPIYIKRNVDRDTAFVIEEQHLDLPGVQVVADPVREYPTGATTAHIVGYTGAIPPEEAAAYEAKGYNIFTDQIGLTGVEAVAEEYLHGEPGRKHIEVDIAGRELRTVSEGQPAIPGDQVVLALDADLQKFTEDALRRTLAEWGIQQGAVVVLNAQTGEVLTMVSLPNYDNNLFARGIDAKAYQALLDDPSRPLVNHAISAAQPPGSTFKVITAAGALQEKVITARTQFRCEGEMWVPNKFFPDDPNLAQRFVCWWKWGHGDLNVIGGLAYSCDIFFYNAGGGYLDRGGLGVEKLAEWAKQLGLGEKTGIDLPGESAGLVPTPDWKRLTYSESWVLGDTYNMAIGQGFVLATPLQMANVAATIANGGTVYQPQVIREVMDASGKVVRPFAPKVIRKLDIDPDALRTVQEGMRAAVAWGTAHRAALKTINVAGKTGTAEFPGPRDEEGHLPTHAWFIAYAPYENPEIALAVFLYGGGQRAAEGSTAAAPLAREVMSYWFQAE